Proteins encoded together in one Thermococcus barophilus MP window:
- a CDS encoding monovalent cation/H+ antiporter complex subunit F has product MSLESQFFLLMKFVIPLYLLAFVIYAIRAFKGPTIVDIILAVDCMSFDIAAFMAILAVYFKSAFLISAAITLALWAYLLDIYIAKHLVSKEVGA; this is encoded by the coding sequence ATGAGCCTTGAGAGCCAGTTTTTTCTTTTGATGAAATTTGTTATTCCGCTTTACCTTTTGGCGTTCGTTATTTATGCAATCAGGGCTTTTAAGGGCCCCACAATAGTGGATATTATTCTTGCCGTTGATTGCATGAGTTTTGACATTGCTGCATTCATGGCTATCCTTGCGGTTTACTTCAAGTCAGCATTCTTAATCAGTGCGGCAATAACTTTGGCATTGTGGGCTTACCTGCTGGACATTTACATCGCAAAGCATTTGGTCAGCAAGGAGGTGGGGGCATGA
- a CDS encoding NADH-quinone oxidoreductase subunit B family protein translates to MFEKSLWVFHLNSGSCNGCDIEILNIFAPKQDVERFGIKLVGSPRHADAIAFTGPVTRECLPKVIEAFKAVPEPKIVLAIGSCACGGGIWYDTYAVIGGVKELYKILKEEYGIEPPTTIYIPGCPPKPEAIIYAVAMARGLVKQKQKREIYIEELDEKTERDIVEILFGEAKETRHFVPNIVVKTDGGADEP, encoded by the coding sequence TTGTTTGAGAAAAGCTTATGGGTCTTTCACTTAAACAGCGGGAGCTGCAATGGCTGTGATATTGAAATACTTAACATCTTCGCCCCCAAGCAGGATGTTGAGAGATTTGGAATCAAGCTCGTTGGTTCACCAAGACATGCTGATGCAATAGCTTTTACCGGTCCAGTTACAAGAGAGTGTCTGCCAAAGGTCATTGAGGCATTTAAGGCAGTCCCAGAGCCGAAGATAGTCTTGGCTATCGGCTCCTGTGCCTGTGGTGGCGGGATATGGTATGATACCTATGCAGTGATTGGCGGCGTGAAAGAGCTCTACAAAATCCTCAAGGAGGAGTATGGCATTGAGCCGCCAACGACAATTTACATTCCGGGCTGTCCCCCCAAGCCTGAGGCGATAATCTATGCTGTAGCAATGGCAAGGGGCTTAGTAAAGCAGAAGCAGAAGAGAGAAATTTACATCGAAGAGCTCGACGAGAAGACAGAGAGAGACATAGTTGAAATTCTCTTTGGAGAAGCAAAGGAGACAAGACACTTTGTTCCCAACATAGTTGTTAAAACGGATGGTGGTGCTGATGAGCCTTGA
- a CDS encoding 4Fe-4S dicluster domain-containing protein: MGRFKLIAKAVSIGKVTEKYPFVPIEVPEGFRGKPVIDPEKCIGCTSCSNACPPQALQVYDEPERGVRVVHLFIGRCIFCARCQDVCPTGAIKLTKEFELATLSEEDLHQFVELKMVRCEECGRPFDTFRHLLYSAKELQPWEREMMFLCPECRAKKVSERLIFAKGGGEFV; encoded by the coding sequence ATGGGGAGGTTTAAGCTTATTGCTAAGGCTGTAAGCATTGGAAAGGTAACGGAGAAGTATCCTTTTGTCCCAATTGAAGTTCCGGAGGGCTTTAGGGGAAAGCCCGTAATTGATCCAGAGAAATGCATTGGGTGCACATCATGCTCAAATGCCTGTCCTCCTCAAGCACTGCAGGTGTATGATGAGCCAGAGAGAGGGGTTAGAGTGGTTCACCTCTTCATAGGAAGATGCATCTTCTGTGCTCGCTGTCAAGATGTGTGTCCTACCGGAGCAATAAAGCTCACAAAAGAGTTTGAGCTGGCTACTCTCTCTGAAGAAGATCTGCACCAGTTTGTTGAGCTGAAGATGGTTCGCTGTGAGGAATGCGGCAGACCATTTGACACCTTCAGACATTTGCTCTACTCAGCGAAGGAACTCCAGCCTTGGGAGAGGGAGATGATGTTTCTGTGTCCAGAATGCAGGGCCAAGAAAGTATCGGAAAGGTTAATTTTTGCAAAGGGAGGTGGTGAATTTGTTTGA
- a CDS encoding hydrogenase large subunit — translation MIIEILKGNDAKILRHDEKVILALVPNDKLRTTAELLFKAGCYYATGVGVDERLLGVGFSMYHIFNCESEKRYVILKTVANNSKIPSITPIISGANWAEREAMDMVGIFFDEHPEPLRLILPDDWPEGVHPLRKEFHYNERPPRIEFKPPKKEKKPGVMEVPVGPYHPTLHEPEVFELHVKGEEIVGAVYRGFHVHRGLEKLAEERMTINQIPFLAERICGICGYTHNCAYAQAVEDAAKIEVPERALYIRTILLELERLHSHLLWFGVAFHLLGFDSGFMHTWRIREAFMDLAELLTGNRKTYGMNLIGGVRRDIDEEKKKKVLEIFEKTKKETKEVLDNAAGMKELISRMEGVGVLPKKEGREIGVVGPVARASGIDTDVRRDHPYAAYGDLEFKVPVYKEGDVLARFLVRYEETFESFWLIEQALDQLPQGDILNEDYELPEYAVGIGATEAPRGEDVHFVITEGGNKVYRWRPRAPTYNNLPAVPIMLMGEKLADAPIIIASIDPCFSCTDHMVIVDGEKVCRCSLDEYLRRL, via the coding sequence ATGATAATTGAGATTCTGAAAGGAAATGATGCTAAAATCCTCAGGCATGATGAAAAAGTGATCTTGGCTTTGGTTCCAAATGATAAGCTTAGAACCACTGCAGAGCTGCTTTTCAAAGCGGGCTGCTATTATGCCACTGGAGTTGGTGTTGACGAGCGCTTACTGGGAGTAGGCTTTTCAATGTATCACATCTTCAACTGTGAATCTGAAAAGAGATATGTAATTCTCAAAACAGTTGCAAATAATTCCAAGATACCCTCAATCACTCCGATCATAAGCGGTGCAAACTGGGCTGAGAGAGAGGCAATGGATATGGTTGGAATTTTCTTTGATGAGCATCCAGAACCTTTGAGGCTTATTCTGCCCGATGATTGGCCTGAAGGTGTGCATCCATTAAGAAAAGAATTCCACTACAACGAAAGACCCCCAAGGATTGAGTTTAAGCCTCCAAAAAAGGAGAAAAAACCAGGAGTTATGGAGGTTCCAGTTGGGCCCTATCATCCAACGCTTCACGAGCCGGAAGTTTTTGAGCTCCATGTCAAAGGTGAGGAAATAGTTGGGGCAGTCTACAGGGGATTTCACGTCCATAGAGGTCTGGAAAAATTGGCAGAGGAAAGGATGACAATAAATCAGATTCCATTCTTAGCCGAGAGAATCTGCGGAATCTGTGGTTACACCCACAACTGTGCCTATGCTCAAGCCGTTGAGGATGCGGCCAAAATTGAGGTTCCAGAAAGGGCTCTTTATATAAGAACCATACTCCTGGAGCTTGAAAGACTGCACTCCCATTTGCTCTGGTTTGGTGTTGCCTTCCATTTACTTGGCTTTGATTCTGGCTTCATGCACACATGGCGTATAAGAGAGGCATTTATGGATTTGGCGGAACTTTTGACCGGAAATAGAAAGACCTATGGGATGAACCTCATAGGCGGCGTCAGGAGAGACATTGATGAAGAAAAGAAGAAAAAAGTGCTTGAAATTTTTGAAAAAACCAAAAAGGAGACAAAAGAAGTTCTTGACAACGCTGCTGGGATGAAGGAGCTCATAAGCAGAATGGAGGGAGTTGGTGTTCTTCCAAAGAAAGAGGGCAGGGAAATAGGTGTAGTTGGACCTGTTGCGAGGGCATCTGGCATTGACACCGATGTAAGGAGGGATCATCCATATGCAGCCTATGGAGACCTGGAGTTCAAGGTGCCTGTCTACAAGGAGGGAGATGTTCTCGCGAGATTTTTGGTAAGATACGAGGAGACATTTGAAAGCTTCTGGCTAATTGAGCAGGCTTTAGATCAACTACCACAGGGAGACATTCTAAACGAAGATTATGAACTCCCAGAATATGCAGTTGGCATTGGAGCAACTGAAGCCCCAAGAGGAGAAGATGTGCACTTTGTAATTACTGAGGGTGGCAACAAAGTTTACAGATGGCGTCCAAGAGCGCCAACCTACAACAATCTACCTGCTGTTCCCATAATGCTCATGGGAGAAAAATTAGCGGATGCCCCAATAATCATAGCCTCAATAGACCCATGCTTCTCGTGTACAGATCATATGGTCATTGTTGACGGAGAAAAAGTCTGCAGATGCTCCCTTGATGAGTATTTAAGGAGGCTGTGA
- a CDS encoding respiratory chain complex I subunit 1 family protein translates to MNIIFMAINLAFALLIAPIVDGLERKIRARLQNRQGPSILQTWWDLIKLFKRPTVEPQDSVKSFYKLAPYVTFTAVLTAYLIVPTLLPSSINFIGDFIVVVYLLGLATLSFVIGAFSSGNPYAQIGSNREVSLFMSEELLLAFIVGTIAVIGKSLSFDQLFPLPLRISSVLALLLLLLVIYVASARLPFDIAEAEPEIIEGPLIEYSGKHLGLLEYSIFLKRLLLYSLLLNFILPIQNPTRLIGYLLGIMILSMIYSIFEAYYGRFRIDQAVKLMKKLSALALIVWLIAVVGW, encoded by the coding sequence ATGAACATTATTTTCATGGCAATCAACTTGGCATTTGCCCTGCTTATTGCTCCAATAGTGGATGGTCTTGAGAGGAAAATCAGAGCACGTCTGCAGAACAGACAAGGACCATCAATACTCCAGACGTGGTGGGACTTGATAAAGCTCTTCAAGAGACCTACAGTTGAACCTCAAGATTCTGTTAAATCATTCTACAAGCTCGCCCCGTATGTGACCTTCACAGCCGTCCTGACAGCTTATTTAATAGTTCCAACTCTCCTGCCCAGCTCAATAAACTTCATTGGAGACTTTATAGTTGTGGTTTATCTCCTTGGCCTGGCAACTTTGAGCTTTGTCATCGGAGCGTTTTCCTCGGGGAATCCCTATGCCCAGATAGGTTCAAACAGGGAGGTTTCCCTCTTTATGAGTGAAGAGCTGCTCTTGGCTTTCATAGTAGGTACGATAGCTGTAATAGGTAAAAGCTTGAGTTTTGATCAGCTGTTCCCGCTACCTTTGAGGATTTCCTCAGTTCTTGCATTACTTTTGCTTCTCCTTGTGATATACGTTGCAAGTGCCAGATTGCCCTTTGATATTGCTGAAGCTGAGCCTGAAATAATTGAGGGTCCTCTAATCGAATACAGCGGAAAGCATCTCGGTTTACTTGAATATTCGATATTCCTGAAGCGCCTTCTCCTTTACAGCTTGCTTTTGAACTTCATCCTTCCGATCCAGAATCCAACAAGACTCATTGGTTATCTCCTTGGCATAATGATCCTTTCAATGATTTATTCAATATTCGAAGCTTACTATGGAAGATTCAGGATTGACCAAGCTGTCAAGCTGATGAAGAAGCTTTCTGCTTTGGCTTTAATTGTGTGGCTCATAGCCGTGGTGGGGTGGTAG
- a CDS encoding proton-conducting transporter transmembrane domain-containing protein, with translation METQMLLIPVGILIVAAVVGLSKAKISLKMVSTLSAIASVVMIYIGILGFEATLELKYNLFNSSSLFATLNWLVFRVDSLSAFFLLLLGILSLCASVYGIKYMEKYLGKEDMRVYTFNYPIFLLTMYFVLICWNLLWFIIFWELMSLFSQFLVAFEQSEEKAVKAAFKYFCMTKAGAEFLVLAVVLIILKVTSFNADYSEIASILPAYLSAHLGVLYALTFALLIGFGVKAAMIPFHSWLPDAHPEAPSNVSALLSGIMIKLPIYMMLRFFITFFPLEPEIGLIIAVFGVLTLFFSMMYALLQEDSKRLLAFSSIDNIGYILLPMGAGIYFLANGNQLLGSVALAAALFHTMNHAFFKGLLFLTAGSVMYETGTRDLNYLGSLAKKMPLTAFAALIGSLAIAGMPPLNGFVSKWMIYISTLSSPATSLFGIIAIFISAVTLGAFVKYFTAIFTKPAVKEINAKEVPLLMSAPQILLALLCIAFGIYPFVPLKMISQALGAIGVPLASLVVYPSLVVPKTGSYSPVIVFAFLLVSTLIALLILPSKGSVMSTWKTGRSEDLNVGMPADAYYRDFREAFNEVYLLGDASKDIVQKVARIGKAFGTKFEVLSYDLDSMLSLAMILIVILVAVLGGVSL, from the coding sequence ATGGAGACTCAGATGTTGTTAATACCCGTTGGTATATTAATTGTAGCGGCAGTAGTGGGGTTGTCAAAGGCAAAAATATCTCTCAAAATGGTAAGTACACTATCAGCAATAGCCTCAGTGGTAATGATATACATTGGAATATTGGGGTTTGAAGCAACACTTGAGCTTAAATACAATCTGTTCAACTCATCTTCGCTTTTTGCAACCCTCAATTGGCTTGTCTTTAGAGTTGACTCGCTTTCGGCATTTTTCCTGCTCCTGCTCGGTATTTTAAGCCTCTGTGCATCAGTTTACGGTATCAAATACATGGAAAAGTATCTCGGCAAAGAGGACATGCGTGTTTACACCTTCAACTATCCAATTTTCCTGTTGACAATGTATTTTGTCTTGATATGCTGGAACTTACTGTGGTTCATAATCTTCTGGGAGCTGATGAGCCTGTTTTCCCAATTCTTAGTGGCGTTTGAGCAGAGCGAAGAGAAAGCCGTAAAGGCAGCATTCAAGTATTTCTGCATGACAAAAGCTGGAGCTGAGTTTCTTGTTTTGGCCGTTGTGCTGATAATTCTCAAAGTGACAAGCTTTAATGCTGACTATTCTGAAATTGCCAGCATTCTGCCGGCTTATCTCTCGGCTCATCTTGGAGTGCTTTATGCCCTGACATTTGCACTGCTCATAGGATTTGGGGTTAAAGCGGCTATGATTCCATTCCATTCATGGCTTCCCGATGCCCATCCAGAGGCTCCGAGCAATGTCTCAGCCTTACTGAGTGGCATCATGATCAAACTGCCGATATATATGATGCTAAGATTCTTCATAACATTCTTCCCGTTGGAGCCTGAAATTGGGCTGATAATAGCTGTATTTGGAGTCCTGACGCTTTTCTTCAGTATGATGTACGCTTTACTCCAAGAAGATTCAAAGCGTTTATTGGCTTTTTCAAGTATAGACAACATTGGATACATCCTTTTGCCCATGGGAGCTGGGATTTACTTCCTCGCGAATGGAAATCAGCTCTTGGGGAGTGTAGCCTTAGCTGCTGCACTCTTCCACACAATGAATCATGCTTTCTTCAAAGGACTCCTCTTCCTTACGGCTGGTTCAGTGATGTATGAAACAGGCACAAGGGATTTGAATTATTTGGGAAGTTTGGCAAAAAAGATGCCTCTGACTGCTTTTGCCGCCCTAATAGGCTCACTTGCAATAGCTGGTATGCCACCCCTCAACGGATTTGTGAGCAAATGGATGATTTACATCTCAACCCTTTCCTCTCCAGCAACTTCACTTTTTGGAATAATTGCGATTTTCATAAGCGCTGTGACCCTTGGAGCTTTTGTGAAATACTTTACGGCAATCTTTACAAAACCTGCAGTTAAGGAAATTAATGCAAAGGAAGTTCCCCTCCTAATGTCTGCTCCTCAGATCCTCTTAGCTTTGCTTTGTATAGCATTTGGAATTTATCCTTTCGTTCCATTGAAAATGATATCCCAAGCTTTAGGTGCAATAGGTGTTCCGTTAGCTTCTCTTGTAGTTTATCCCTCTCTCGTTGTGCCAAAAACAGGGAGTTATTCACCGGTAATAGTCTTTGCATTCTTGCTGGTTTCAACATTAATAGCTTTGCTGATCCTTCCCTCAAAGGGCAGTGTTATGTCAACTTGGAAGACCGGGAGAAGTGAAGACCTCAATGTGGGTATGCCTGCTGACGCTTATTATCGGGACTTTAGAGAGGCTTTCAATGAAGTTTACCTCTTAGGTGACGCCAGTAAAGACATTGTGCAGAAAGTTGCGAGGATTGGAAAGGCGTTTGGAACCAAGTTTGAAGTCCTGTCCTACGATTTGGACTCAATGCTCTCCCTTGCAATGATTCTGATAGTAATTTTGGTGGCAGTTTTAGGAGGTGTAAGCCTATGA
- a CDS encoding CooT family nickel-binding protein — protein sequence MCQSKVIVFEDGKAEVVMTDVTLLEVKDGKIIVKNLLGKELVLEGYEIDYIDFISHKVYLRLSV from the coding sequence ATGTGTCAGTCAAAAGTCATAGTCTTTGAAGATGGAAAAGCAGAAGTTGTTATGACAGATGTAACTCTGCTTGAAGTTAAGGATGGGAAAATCATTGTAAAGAATTTGCTTGGTAAAGAGTTAGTTCTTGAGGGATACGAGATTGACTATATTGATTTTATCTCACACAAGGTTTATTTGAGACTTTCTGTTTGA
- a CDS encoding ATP-binding protein: MKILVAGKGGVGKTTISALLAHILADKGYNILALDTDSVPNLAQSLGVPFEEALEIVPLSRNEKLAEERTGARPGEGWGVLFSLTPKVDDLAEQYGITIKPNLKLVVVGSIEQSKEGCLCPALALARAFLMHVLLSEKDIVIVDSEAGAEVFGRGLAEKFDVMICVAEPTLKSLLIARKLIEMGKQLNISNIFLVINKVRNSLKASQLYAKVFSDSTPYHLVNFDESVINVDNKGKGVDSIPKDSPIYEDVEALARRILNVKKRSKVL, encoded by the coding sequence ATGAAGATACTTGTCGCTGGAAAAGGGGGAGTTGGAAAAACTACAATCTCGGCTTTATTAGCCCATATCTTAGCCGATAAAGGGTATAATATACTGGCTTTAGACACAGATTCAGTTCCCAATCTTGCTCAAAGCCTGGGAGTTCCATTTGAAGAAGCTTTAGAAATTGTTCCACTTTCACGAAATGAAAAGCTTGCGGAGGAAAGGACTGGAGCAAGACCAGGTGAAGGCTGGGGAGTTCTGTTCTCACTGACTCCAAAAGTTGATGATTTGGCTGAGCAATACGGTATAACAATAAAGCCAAATTTGAAGCTTGTTGTTGTTGGTAGCATAGAGCAGAGCAAAGAAGGCTGTCTGTGTCCAGCGTTAGCTCTCGCAAGAGCATTTTTGATGCATGTCCTGCTATCTGAAAAGGATATTGTAATTGTGGACAGCGAGGCTGGAGCGGAGGTTTTCGGAAGAGGGTTAGCGGAGAAATTCGACGTCATGATATGCGTAGCAGAGCCAACGCTGAAATCTTTATTGATAGCAAGGAAGCTCATAGAAATGGGGAAGCAGCTCAACATATCAAATATATTCCTTGTAATAAACAAAGTTCGCAACTCCCTAAAAGCCTCCCAGCTTTATGCAAAAGTCTTCTCGGATTCAACGCCCTACCATCTTGTAAACTTTGATGAAAGCGTTATTAATGTGGATAATAAAGGGAAGGGAGTTGATTCTATTCCAAAGGATTCTCCGATATATGAAGATGTCGAAGCACTTGCAAGAAGGATATTGAACGTAAAAAAGCGTTCTAAGGTGTTGTAA
- the cooS gene encoding anaerobic carbon-monoxide dehydrogenase catalytic subunit encodes MAEYIKFKVPAKQVSETKGVGNLIEKAEEEGVKTAWHRFLEQQPQCGFGLLGICCRNCNMGPCRIDPFGAGPTKGVCGADADTIVARNILRMIAAGAAAHSDHARDIVHVFKGAATGEFKGYRLTDVEKLKGLAQILGIDIEGKSESEIASEVAHILELEFGKPDDEPLKLLMATAPKKRIKVWERLGVMPRAIDREICECMHRTHMGVDADPASLLLHGVRTSLADGWSGSMMATYLSDILFGTPKPIKTTANLGVLKEDYVNIIVHGHNPILSMKIAEVAQSEEMQKLAKKYGAKGVNVAGMCCTGNEVLVRLGIPPAGNFLMQELAIITGAVEAMVVDYQCLMPSLVDVAGCYHTKIITTEPKAHIPGAVHIEFKPEKADEIAKEIVKIAIENFQNRPKERVFIPKHKSEVVAGFSVEAILEALGGTLEPLINALREGTIKGIVGVVGCNNPKVKHNHSHVTLTKELIKRDILVVGTGCWGIAAAMHGLLTPEAAKMAGEGLRAVCETLGIPPCLHMGSCVDCSRILIVLGALAEALGVDIPDLPVAGSAPEWMSEKAVSIGTYFVASGVFTHLGVVPPVLGSQKVTRLLTDEIEDLLGGKFYVEPDPVKAAETIYNVIIEKRKKLKWPV; translated from the coding sequence ATGGCGGAATATATAAAGTTTAAGGTTCCTGCAAAGCAGGTTTCTGAAACTAAGGGCGTTGGTAACCTAATTGAGAAGGCTGAAGAGGAGGGCGTGAAGACCGCTTGGCACCGCTTTTTAGAGCAGCAACCCCAATGTGGGTTCGGTCTTCTGGGAATCTGTTGTAGAAACTGTAACATGGGTCCATGTAGGATCGACCCATTTGGCGCTGGGCCAACAAAAGGTGTTTGTGGAGCAGATGCTGATACAATAGTTGCAAGGAACATTTTGAGAATGATTGCTGCAGGAGCAGCAGCACACAGCGATCATGCAAGAGACATCGTCCACGTGTTTAAAGGAGCAGCAACAGGAGAGTTTAAGGGGTACAGGCTGACAGATGTTGAGAAGCTTAAAGGATTGGCTCAAATTCTTGGCATTGATATCGAGGGGAAGAGTGAAAGTGAAATAGCCTCGGAAGTTGCACATATCTTGGAATTGGAGTTCGGAAAGCCTGACGATGAGCCATTAAAATTGCTCATGGCGACGGCACCTAAGAAGAGGATTAAGGTCTGGGAGAGGCTTGGAGTCATGCCAAGGGCAATTGACAGGGAAATCTGTGAGTGTATGCACAGAACCCATATGGGTGTTGATGCAGATCCAGCTTCACTCCTTCTTCACGGTGTGAGGACTTCTCTTGCTGACGGCTGGAGCGGCTCAATGATGGCTACCTATTTGAGCGACATACTCTTTGGAACGCCAAAGCCAATTAAGACTACTGCAAATTTGGGTGTTCTCAAAGAAGATTATGTGAATATAATTGTCCACGGTCATAACCCAATACTGTCAATGAAGATAGCCGAAGTTGCCCAAAGTGAAGAGATGCAGAAATTGGCCAAGAAATACGGCGCCAAGGGGGTGAATGTTGCGGGAATGTGCTGTACTGGAAATGAGGTCTTAGTGAGGCTCGGCATCCCCCCAGCTGGAAACTTCCTGATGCAGGAGCTGGCAATAATTACTGGAGCAGTTGAAGCTATGGTCGTTGATTACCAGTGCCTAATGCCATCATTGGTTGATGTAGCCGGCTGTTATCACACCAAGATAATCACGACCGAACCCAAGGCACACATACCCGGAGCAGTGCACATAGAGTTCAAACCAGAGAAGGCTGATGAGATAGCTAAGGAGATAGTCAAGATTGCAATTGAAAACTTCCAAAACAGGCCAAAAGAAAGGGTCTTCATTCCAAAACACAAGAGTGAAGTTGTTGCGGGCTTCAGCGTTGAAGCAATCCTTGAAGCCCTTGGGGGAACGCTCGAACCTCTCATCAATGCACTCAGAGAAGGTACAATTAAAGGAATCGTTGGAGTTGTTGGATGTAATAATCCAAAGGTCAAGCACAACCACAGTCATGTAACGTTAACCAAGGAGCTCATAAAGAGAGATATCTTGGTAGTTGGGACTGGTTGCTGGGGAATTGCAGCAGCGATGCATGGATTATTAACACCTGAAGCGGCAAAAATGGCAGGAGAGGGACTTAGAGCAGTGTGTGAGACACTTGGAATTCCGCCATGCCTCCATATGGGTAGCTGTGTTGACTGTTCAAGAATCCTGATTGTTCTTGGAGCGCTTGCTGAGGCTTTGGGCGTTGATATTCCAGACCTGCCAGTAGCTGGCTCTGCTCCGGAATGGATGAGCGAAAAAGCAGTGTCAATTGGAACTTACTTCGTTGCGAGCGGTGTATTCACCCACTTGGGAGTAGTTCCACCAGTGCTCGGAAGCCAGAAGGTTACCAGGCTCCTCACGGATGAGATTGAAGACCTCCTTGGAGGGAAGTTCTACGTTGAACCGGATCCAGTAAAGGCAGCAGAGACAATATACAATGTAATAATTGAGAAGAGGAAGAAGCTCAAGTGGCCTGTTTGA
- a CDS encoding 4Fe-4S dicluster domain-containing protein, with protein MSLLKTSLERPTIYIDPKKCMGCRSCEIACAVEHSMSKTLFGAIFEKPTPKPRLKVVVADFFNVPLRCQHCEDAPCMKVCPTGAIKKSEEGFVILNTNKCIGCLMCVMACPFGHPKYEPEYKVVLKCDSCIERVREGREPACVEACPTKALKFGTLEEILDEIRKERAEELISGLKVPGIVYMKPVVEEKKKEERISPMDVYAAYLEVKWY; from the coding sequence ATGTCGCTTCTTAAGACAAGTTTGGAGAGACCAACAATTTACATTGATCCAAAGAAGTGCATGGGATGCAGATCTTGTGAAATAGCGTGTGCCGTTGAACATTCAATGAGCAAAACACTATTTGGAGCAATCTTTGAAAAACCAACACCCAAGCCGAGGCTAAAGGTTGTAGTTGCGGATTTCTTCAATGTTCCGCTGAGGTGTCAGCACTGTGAAGATGCTCCATGTATGAAAGTTTGTCCAACTGGAGCAATAAAGAAGAGCGAAGAAGGCTTTGTAATACTCAACACCAACAAGTGTATTGGCTGTTTGATGTGTGTTATGGCATGTCCATTTGGACATCCGAAATATGAGCCAGAGTACAAGGTTGTTCTGAAGTGCGATTCATGCATTGAGAGAGTTAGGGAAGGCAGGGAGCCGGCATGTGTAGAAGCTTGCCCCACCAAGGCATTGAAGTTTGGAACCCTTGAGGAGATTCTTGACGAGATTAGAAAAGAAAGAGCGGAGGAACTAATTTCGGGCTTGAAAGTTCCAGGAATTGTATACATGAAGCCAGTTGTTGAGGAAAAGAAAAAGGAAGAGAGAATCAGCCCAATGGATGTCTATGCTGCCTACTTAGAGGTTAAGTGGTATTGA
- a CDS encoding winged helix-turn-helix domain-containing protein: MDMSILAVQPSSKCDSSCLICPWKEKFGCAGIMLPLEALEILSSHLEDFRFDEGLLTCPNPLLHPKIDIILRQTMELCKKLTLFIPVSVSRNFLNKTSLENVDFISLIIPSYKDIKSNLQTVKMLLSQGIDNLEAYILLDSNSDFAEILSTIELCKSYGLKITLGPKLYASPYADKFLEKIAKKENVEIGLHYGRKYFYNAIKVFIDNYPVTLLTSPGAENCKTLYLNPYGNFSKCPLSRFEVNYKKITKDDLRKMLFSPCAINRNVVGLSPKIRVSFVTKEGVEIPGEILELLELISQVNSFRAACKALGVSPSTYWEKIRSLEEKLGISLIISVRGGRKKGITILTEFAKDLLKEYREIREKAIVSLYEY; encoded by the coding sequence ATGGATATGAGCATTTTAGCAGTTCAGCCTTCAAGCAAATGTGACAGTAGTTGTCTGATATGTCCTTGGAAAGAGAAATTTGGTTGCGCTGGAATAATGCTCCCTCTTGAGGCATTAGAAATACTCAGCTCTCACCTTGAGGATTTTAGATTTGATGAAGGGCTTTTGACATGCCCAAATCCTCTCCTCCATCCAAAGATTGACATCATACTCCGGCAAACTATGGAACTCTGTAAAAAGCTTACTCTCTTCATTCCAGTATCAGTCTCAAGAAATTTTCTCAACAAAACTTCTCTTGAAAACGTTGATTTTATTTCTCTAATTATACCCTCTTATAAGGACATAAAGTCAAACCTTCAGACAGTAAAAATGCTCCTTTCTCAGGGTATAGACAATCTTGAGGCGTATATTTTGCTGGATTCCAACTCTGACTTTGCTGAAATTCTTTCAACAATTGAACTATGCAAAAGTTACGGGTTAAAGATAACGTTAGGACCAAAGCTTTACGCATCTCCATATGCAGATAAATTTCTTGAAAAAATTGCGAAAAAAGAAAACGTTGAAATTGGTCTTCATTATGGAAGGAAATATTTCTACAATGCCATTAAGGTCTTCATAGACAATTATCCAGTAACGTTGCTGACATCTCCAGGTGCTGAGAACTGTAAAACTCTATACTTGAATCCATATGGGAACTTCTCAAAATGTCCACTTTCAAGATTTGAAGTGAATTATAAGAAAATCACTAAGGATGACCTTAGAAAAATGCTCTTTTCACCCTGTGCAATAAATCGAAACGTTGTTGGGCTTTCACCTAAAATACGGGTCTCATTCGTGACAAAAGAAGGTGTTGAGATCCCTGGAGAGATTTTGGAACTTTTAGAACTAATTTCCCAGGTTAATTCATTTAGAGCTGCATGCAAAGCCCTTGGAGTTTCCCCTTCGACGTATTGGGAAAAAATAAGAAGTCTCGAAGAAAAACTTGGCATTTCTTTGATTATATCTGTCAGAGGGGGCAGGAAAAAAGGGATAACAATTCTGACGGAGTTTGCTAAAGACCTTTTAAAGGAGTACAGGGAAATAAGAGAAAAAGCAATAGTATCACTTTATGAATACTGA